A stretch of the Medicago truncatula cultivar Jemalong A17 chromosome 5, MtrunA17r5.0-ANR, whole genome shotgun sequence genome encodes the following:
- the LOC11433663 gene encoding agamous-like MADS-box protein AGL62, with the protein MSSGKKTRGRQKIEMKKMSNESSLQVTFSKRRSGLFKKASELCSLCGAYVALIIFSPSEKVFSFGHPNVETVIDHYLSQVLPQNDDIMKIIGDDRNTVVSELNAVLTRIKDELDIEKNRGNELSQPQKKNLAQFWWNCPIDGMDMVQLESFKKALEDLKKLVAQHADRVEMQGTSTQPLQVFEGNGSSSNMPLKHQPDPQQDSIFPAEFIQNPMLQPHLFGFNNMGGEGGHGPHGLS; encoded by the coding sequence ATGTCGAGCGGAAAGAAAACTCGAGGTCGGCAAAAGATTGAGATGAAAAAGATGAGCAATGAAAGCAGCCTACAAGTGACTTTCTCGAAGCGCCGTAGTGGGCTCTTCAAGAAAGCTAGCGAGCTTTGCAGTCTTTGTGGTGCATATGTTGCTCTAATAATCTTCTCACCAAGTGAAAAGGTATTTTCATTTGGTCACCCAAATGTTGAAACGGTCATAGATCATTATCTCTCTCAGGTCCTACCCCAAAATGATGACATCATGAAAATCATTGGGGATGACCGGAACACCGTTGTGTCCGAGCTCAATGCTGTATTGACTCGTATCAAAGATGAACTAGACATCGAAAAGAATCGTGGGAATGAACTGAGCCAGCCGCAAAAGAAGAATCTAGCTCAGTTTTGGTGGAATTGTCCTATTGATGGGATGGATATGGTCCAACTTGAATCATTCAAGAAGGCTCTGGAAGATCTTAAGAAACTTGTTGCACAACATGCTGATAGGGTTGAAATGCAAGGTACTTCTACCCAACCCCTTCAAGTTTTTGAAGGAAATGGATCATCATCTAACATGCCTCTTAAGCACCAGCCAGATCCTCAACAAGATTCAATCTTTCCGGCAGAATTTATTCAGAACCCTATGTTGCAACCACATTTGTTTGGCTTCAACAATATGGGAGGAGAAGGTGGACATGGTCCCCATGGGCTTTCTTGA